In Candidatus Methylomirabilis lanthanidiphila, the following proteins share a genomic window:
- a CDS encoding Polysaccharide biosynthesis protein, translating to MTFAKRIASATAQLLLSNALVRLFSLVTMPVLTHLLAPEAYGTVAIAGTAISLVSVVALTGMDMSYVRAFHAKGTASGQEAEAYAWRYVLVGGVVVGGISALLWKYIVSDIFSLPAYLAGFIGIGVLLAVSREMTTIRARLNNRYRAMSLSIVLSGLGAAAISLGVAYWWRQDELPLVLSLVAGNLIPILTLGIPSLKTLCRPSGLDRTHRLNILRIGLAGIVTAPMQWIMSSADRWFLGYFEDAASVGIYSIGYNVGIMGMMINSSVTSVWLPEAAKVFEERSDRNRDILGQTIERLVACYAIVWLAISAAGGDIIRLLTAPAFHEAASIVPLIAGAVFFDGVNALGKTNLLLVKKLHYSIWSWIVGGSLCFLFNLLLVPSMGRVGAALTQATTFAVIAAGMSFLSHREFPISFHWRRLGLLLCGVTAFGVVMVPAWANTPILSLLFKLPVGLLAGVVILRYCAPEEMRWVARRFALAIQRG from the coding sequence ATGACCTTTGCCAAACGAATAGCATCGGCCACTGCACAGCTACTGCTGAGTAATGCCTTAGTGCGCTTGTTTTCGCTGGTGACCATGCCTGTGCTCACGCACCTGCTGGCACCGGAGGCGTACGGCACGGTTGCAATAGCGGGCACGGCGATTTCCCTGGTCTCAGTGGTCGCGTTGACAGGTATGGATATGTCTTACGTACGGGCTTTTCACGCAAAGGGAACAGCAAGCGGGCAAGAGGCGGAAGCTTACGCTTGGCGATATGTGTTGGTGGGTGGCGTGGTGGTAGGCGGTATCAGTGCACTGCTTTGGAAATACATTGTTTCGGATATTTTCTCACTACCGGCATATCTTGCAGGATTCATAGGAATAGGTGTGCTCTTGGCTGTGTCCCGCGAAATGACAACCATTAGGGCTCGCCTTAATAATCGATACCGGGCGATGTCGCTTTCTATTGTGCTCTCAGGTCTTGGGGCTGCTGCAATCAGCCTCGGGGTGGCATACTGGTGGCGCCAAGATGAGCTGCCATTGGTGTTATCGCTGGTTGCGGGCAACCTCATTCCCATCTTAACGCTTGGCATACCGTCATTGAAGACATTGTGCAGACCTTCCGGGCTGGACAGGACTCATCGACTCAATATTCTCAGGATCGGTTTGGCTGGCATAGTGACCGCCCCAATGCAATGGATAATGTCTTCCGCGGATCGATGGTTTTTGGGTTATTTCGAGGATGCGGCATCGGTAGGAATTTATTCGATTGGCTACAACGTAGGCATTATGGGAATGATGATAAATAGTTCCGTAACATCCGTATGGCTGCCAGAGGCTGCGAAGGTGTTCGAAGAAAGATCTGATCGCAATCGGGATATATTGGGTCAAACCATTGAACGTCTGGTCGCATGTTACGCAATCGTATGGCTTGCCATCAGTGCCGCTGGTGGGGATATCATCAGATTGCTGACGGCTCCAGCGTTTCATGAGGCAGCGAGCATCGTACCCCTTATTGCTGGAGCGGTCTTTTTTGATGGTGTGAACGCCCTAGGAAAAACCAATTTGTTATTGGTAAAAAAGCTACATTATTCGATCTGGTCGTGGATCGTTGGGGGATCACTGTGTTTTTTATTCAATCTGCTGCTTGTGCCGTCAATGGGACGTGTAGGCGCCGCCCTGACACAGGCCACGACATTTGCCGTGATTGCTGCCGGGATGTCATTTCTTTCTCATAGAGAGTTCCCGATCAGCTTCCATTGGCGCAGGTTGGGCCTTCTCCTGTGTGGGGTGACGGCTTTCGGAGTAGTGATGGTGCCCGCATGGGCAAATACTCCGATTCTCAGCCTGTTATTCAAGTTGCCTGTGGGCCTGCTTGCGGGTGTGGTCATTCTGAGATATTGCGCGCCTGAAGAGATGCGGTGGGTCGCCCGTCGCTTTGCGTTAGCGATCCAACGGGGATAA